Proteins encoded together in one Saccharomyces kudriavzevii IFO 1802 strain IFO1802 genome assembly, chromosome: 1 window:
- the ERP1 gene encoding Erp1p (similar to Saccharomyces cerevisiae ERP1 (YAR002C-A) and ERP6 (YGL002W); ancestral locus Anc_4.124), which yields MLLNVILQILACCLVLPAQVSAFYFYTSGAERKCFHKELSKGTLFQGTYKAQIYDDGLQDYRDAGAQDFGVVIDIEETFDDNHVVVHQKGSASGDFTFLALDSGEHKICIQPEAGGWLIKAKTKIDVEFQVGTDEKLDSKGKTTIDILHAKVNVLNSRIDDIRREQKLMRDREATFRNASEAVNSRAMWWIVIQLTVLAVTCGWQMKHLGKFFVKQKIL from the coding sequence ATGCTTTTGAATGTCATTTTACAGATTCTTGCTTGCTGTCTAGTTTTGCCAGCTCAAGTTTCTGCGTTCTATTTCTACACGTCTGGTGCTGAACGTAAATGTTTCCATAAGGAATTGTCGAAAGGCACTTTGTTTCAAGGAACGTACAAGGCACAAATTTACGATGACGGATTACAGGATTACAGAGATGCCGGTGCGCAAGATTTTGGTGTCGTAATTGATATTGAAGAGACGTTTGATGATAATCACGTAGTTGTTCATCAGAAGGGTTCAGCAAGTGGTGACTTTACTTTCCTTGCGCTAGATTCAGGTGAACATAAGATTTGTATTCAGCCTGAGGCTGGTGGCTGGTTAATAAAGGCCAAAACCAAGATTGACGTCGAATTTCAAGTTGGTACTGACGAAAAGTTAGATTCTAAAGGAAAAACCACAATTGACATCTTGCACGCCAAGGTTAACGTATTAAACTCCAGGATTGATGATATTAgaagagaacaaaaattgatgagAGATCGTGAGGCCACTTTCAGAAACGCGTCCGAAGCGGTTAATTCCCGTGCTATGTGGTGGATTGTAATTCAATTGACTGTTCTTGCCGTTACGTGTGGCTGGCAGATGAAACACTTGggcaaattttttgttaaACAAAAGATTTTATGA